One part of the Anaerolineales bacterium genome encodes these proteins:
- a CDS encoding ABC transporter permease, translating to MTDRVPKNSGWRLFLQTVVGRAYPRIIGLLRELSWFFFEVFLPVLSVAAYVFIYRAIGAPDVYVGFVVMGGAMTAFWLNILWSMSSQMYWEKQTGNLALYIMAPNSLMAILLGMAFGGLFSTGLRALVITLAGSFLFNVNFEVSSYLLLFAIFMLTMVALYGLGMMTASLFLLLNREAWHYANLAQEPVYLASGFYFPIKSLDFWIAAGASIIPLTLGMDAMRQLSFSGGTELGFLPVQTELLILAGLCVVFLFGARWLLGYMERLAVREGRLTESRR from the coding sequence CTGACGGATAGAGTTCCCAAGAATAGCGGCTGGCGCCTGTTCCTCCAGACGGTGGTGGGCCGCGCCTACCCGCGCATCATCGGCCTGCTGCGTGAGCTGAGCTGGTTCTTCTTCGAAGTCTTTCTGCCCGTGCTCTCGGTGGCGGCGTACGTCTTCATTTATCGTGCCATCGGCGCGCCGGATGTGTATGTGGGCTTTGTGGTGATGGGCGGCGCCATGACCGCCTTCTGGCTCAACATCCTGTGGTCGATGAGCAGCCAGATGTACTGGGAGAAACAGACCGGTAACCTGGCGCTGTATATCATGGCGCCCAATTCGCTGATGGCGATCCTGCTGGGCATGGCTTTCGGCGGCCTGTTCTCCACCGGCTTGCGCGCCCTGGTGATCACGCTGGCGGGCAGTTTCTTATTCAATGTCAATTTTGAGGTGAGCAGCTATCTGCTGCTGTTCGCGATCTTTATGCTTACGATGGTGGCGCTGTATGGCCTGGGGATGATGACCGCCTCGCTGTTCCTGCTGCTCAACCGCGAGGCATGGCACTACGCCAACCTGGCACAGGAGCCGGTGTATCTGGCTTCGGGCTTTTACTTCCCGATCAAGAGCCTGGATTTCTGGATCGCGGCCGGCGCTTCGATCATTCCGCTGACCCTGGGTATGGACGCCATGCGCCAGCTTTCGTTCAGCGGCGGCACAGAGCTAGGCTTTCTGCCAGTGCAAACCGAGCTGCTGATCCTGGCCGGGTTATGCGTGGTGTTCCTGTTCGGCGCACGCTGGCTGCTGGGCTACATGGAGCGCCTGGCGGTACGCGAAGGGCGCCTGACGGAGTCGAGGAGATAG
- a CDS encoding ABC transporter ATP-binding protein: MDLAIHTEKLARVYKLRGNKKEKAKELVALRDINLDVRRGELFGLLGPNGAGKTTLIKILTTLLAPTSGTAQVAGYDVAKEPEKVRPRINMVSGGESSGYGLLTVRENLWMFAQFYGIPSKIANERIKQLLDIVHMSDRMNTKSSDLSTGLRQKMNIVRGFLTDPEVLFLDEPTLGLDVEAGMDVRNFVRGWMDANNDRTLLLTTHYMVEADELCDRVAIINGGQVLACDTPANLKRQLQSDVIYRMEVSPLNGLQPEALEALNGVRKVSHEAQDGSAVLELILAEDDALGSVVNTLTGKDIHILNLQKREPSLEDVFVNLVGHSMKEAESGADG; this comes from the coding sequence ATGGATCTGGCAATTCACACTGAAAAACTGGCCCGCGTGTACAAGCTGCGTGGCAACAAAAAAGAAAAAGCCAAAGAGCTGGTGGCCCTACGCGACATCAATCTGGATGTGCGCCGCGGCGAGCTGTTTGGCCTGCTTGGCCCCAACGGCGCCGGCAAGACCACGCTGATCAAGATCCTCACCACCCTGCTGGCCCCAACCTCCGGCACGGCGCAGGTGGCGGGCTACGATGTGGCCAAGGAGCCAGAGAAGGTGCGCCCGCGCATCAACATGGTGTCAGGCGGCGAATCTTCCGGGTATGGCTTGCTGACCGTGCGCGAGAACCTGTGGATGTTCGCCCAGTTCTACGGCATCCCCAGCAAGATTGCCAATGAGCGCATCAAGCAGCTGCTGGATATTGTCCACATGAGCGACCGCATGAACACCAAGTCCTCCGACCTTTCGACCGGGCTGCGACAAAAGATGAACATTGTGCGCGGCTTTCTGACCGACCCCGAAGTGCTGTTCCTGGATGAGCCGACCCTGGGCCTGGATGTAGAGGCTGGCATGGATGTGCGCAACTTTGTGCGCGGCTGGATGGACGCCAACAATGACCGCACCCTGCTGCTGACCACCCACTACATGGTGGAAGCCGACGAGCTGTGCGACCGGGTGGCGATCATCAACGGCGGCCAGGTGCTGGCGTGCGACACGCCGGCCAACTTGAAGCGCCAGTTGCAGAGCGATGTGATCTACCGCATGGAGGTGAGCCCGCTCAATGGCCTGCAGCCCGAAGCGCTGGAAGCGCTGAACGGGGTGCGCAAGGTGAGCCACGAAGCCCAGGACGGTTCGGCGGTGCTGGAGCTGATCCTGGCCGAAGATGACGCTCTAGGTTCGGTGGTGAATACGCTGACCGGTAAGGACATCCACATTCTCAATTTGCAGAAGCGCGAACCCTCGTTGGAGGATGTGTTCGTAAACCTGGTGGGCCACAGCATGAAGGAGGCCGAGAGTGGCGCTGACGGATAG
- a CDS encoding DNA-3-methyladenine glycosylase I, which produces MSAEPTRCGWHGTDPLYIQYHDEEWGVPLHDERCLFEMLILEGAQAGLSWITVLRKRDAYRKAFDNFDPNKVARYTDKKIARLLADPGIIRNRAKINAAVGNAQAFLAVQKEFGSFDAYIWQFVGGKPIQNKRKSLRDIPAETDESRAMSKDLKKRGFRFVGPTICYAHMQATGMVNDHLVGCFRYKEVNRG; this is translated from the coding sequence GTGAGCGCAGAGCCGACCCGCTGCGGCTGGCACGGCACCGACCCGCTGTACATCCAATATCACGATGAGGAATGGGGCGTGCCGCTACACGACGAGCGCTGCCTGTTTGAGATGCTGATCCTCGAAGGCGCGCAAGCCGGGCTGAGCTGGATCACGGTGCTGCGCAAGCGTGACGCCTACCGGAAAGCCTTCGATAATTTTGACCCTAACAAAGTAGCCCGTTACACCGATAAGAAGATCGCCCGGCTATTGGCCGACCCTGGCATCATCCGCAACCGGGCCAAGATCAATGCAGCCGTGGGCAATGCCCAGGCCTTCCTGGCGGTGCAGAAGGAATTCGGTAGCTTTGATGCGTACATCTGGCAATTCGTGGGCGGCAAGCCGATCCAGAACAAGCGCAAGAGCCTGCGCGACATTCCTGCCGAAACGGACGAATCCCGCGCCATGAGCAAAGACCTCAAAAAGCGCGGCTTTCGCTTTGTTGGCCCTACGATCTGCTATGCCCATATGCAAGCCACCGGCATGGTAAATGACCATCTGGTGGGATGTTTCAGATACAAAGAAGTAAATCGGGGATAG